The Gemella massiliensis genome contains a region encoding:
- a CDS encoding DUF1617 family protein, protein MELKIQNKDLEILLQTVSNLPIKKMKANRGRAKFLKKLQEKLETYIEDRTELAKVYVEYDKDQPKVDSDGNLIYKDNANVDEFIKELNELNTESVIIQGGEYSERYTDFFNDLLELEVELSAYETILIDDILEQFEKGDKE, encoded by the coding sequence ATGGAATTAAAAATTCAGAATAAAGACTTGGAAATATTATTACAGACGGTATCAAATTTACCAATAAAAAAAATGAAAGCTAATAGGGGGCGTGCTAAGTTTCTTAAAAAACTACAGGAAAAATTAGAAACTTATATTGAAGATAGAACTGAACTAGCTAAGGTATACGTTGAATATGATAAAGATCAACCTAAAGTTGATAGTGACGGCAATTTAATCTATAAAGATAATGCTAATGTAGACGAGTTTATCAAAGAGTTAAATGAGTTAAATACTGAAAGTGTAATAATTCAAGGGGGTGAATATTCTGAACGTTACACTGACTTTTTTAATGATTTGTTAGAACTTGAAGTTGAGTTATCGGCATACGAAACAATACTAATTGATGATATTTTAGAACAATTTGAAAAAGGAGATAAAGAATAA
- a CDS encoding phage holin family protein yields MTELQQFISPAIMALCLLIGNSIKTSFPKIPNNYIPAILAVVGAVLICILEGYSGHNIVIGIVSGLSATGLHQIHKGIREVKNN; encoded by the coding sequence GTGACAGAATTACAACAATTTATAAGTCCAGCAATAATGGCACTTTGTTTACTGATAGGAAACAGCATTAAGACTAGCTTTCCTAAAATACCTAACAATTATATTCCCGCAATATTAGCAGTTGTAGGGGCAGTTTTAATTTGCATATTAGAGGGATATTCAGGGCATAATATAGTAATAGGTATTGTTAGTGGCTTAAGTGCAACTGGACTACATCAAATTCACAAAGGGATAAGAGAAGTTAAAAATAATTAA
- a CDS encoding DUF2335 domain-containing protein yields the protein MSSETNIAKQENDKVAELEKELKELPEEERGQIIQKLVMRQSITYEGAVPPPEMLREFDKIIPNGADRFMKMVENQTEHRMRQEKQLLSSELNKEKLGLIFGFIISLLGLGCSVFLAYNGNNTGAGIFAIPAVAGLVNAFLNIGKK from the coding sequence ATGAGTTCAGAAACAAATATTGCTAAGCAAGAAAATGATAAAGTAGCAGAGTTAGAAAAAGAATTAAAAGAATTACCAGAAGAAGAACGAGGTCAGATAATTCAAAAACTAGTAATGAGGCAGAGTATTACTTATGAAGGAGCTGTACCACCGCCAGAAATGTTAAGAGAATTCGATAAAATAATTCCTAACGGTGCTGATAGATTTATGAAAATGGTCGAGAACCAAACTGAACACAGAATGCGACAAGAAAAACAGCTTTTAAGTTCGGAGTTGAATAAAGAAAAATTAGGATTAATATTTGGATTTATCATCTCTTTACTAGGATTAGGTTGTAGTGTATTTTTAGCTTATAACGGAAATAATACAGGAGCTGGGATTTTCGCTATTCCGGCTGTAGCAGGTTTGGTTAATGCATTTTTAAATATAGGTAAAAAGTAG
- a CDS encoding CHAP domain-containing protein, translating into MVKTIDIVNEAKRIANLGIGVDQDGAYGTQCVDLPNYLSVLFFGKALRGNAIDLLNSAKSLGYTVEYNVVGDVNSKPRAGAVFVMDTTYIAGHSYGHTGLVIADSDGYTMSTIEQNVDGNADSLYVGGPARYRNRDFSGIVGWFYFPVNDTPANNPANTDLQALDKARTFKVTVDKLNVRSAPSLDSEVVATYENGEEFNYMEYCYANGYEWLSYISHSGERRYVASKDLKTGKEYGEWRYRD; encoded by the coding sequence ATGGTTAAAACAATAGATATAGTAAATGAAGCAAAAAGAATAGCGAATTTAGGAATAGGGGTAGATCAAGACGGAGCATATGGCACTCAATGTGTCGATTTACCGAATTACTTAAGTGTATTATTCTTTGGTAAAGCATTAAGAGGTAATGCAATAGATTTATTAAATAGTGCTAAATCATTAGGTTATACAGTTGAATATAATGTGGTAGGAGATGTCAATTCTAAGCCACGTGCGGGGGCGGTGTTTGTTATGGATACAACTTATATTGCTGGTCATTCTTACGGGCACACAGGATTAGTAATTGCTGATAGTGACGGGTATACAATGAGTACCATTGAACAAAATGTTGATGGTAACGCTGATAGTTTATATGTAGGCGGTCCTGCCCGATATAGAAATCGTGACTTTAGCGGCATTGTTGGGTGGTTCTACTTCCCAGTGAACGACACACCGGCTAATAACCCAGCTAATACCGATTTACAAGCATTAGATAAAGCTAGAACATTCAAGGTAACTGTTGATAAGTTAAATGTGCGTTCAGCTCCATCGTTAGATAGTGAAGTAGTAGCAACTTACGAAAATGGTGAAGAATTTAATTATATGGAATATTGCTACGCTAATGGTTACGAATGGTTATCTTACATCTCACACAGTGGAGAAAGACGTTATGTCGCAAGTAAGGATCTTAAAACTGGTAAAGAATATGGTGAATGGAGATAT
- a CDS encoding phage tail tape measure protein: MALEERGRRITLKADISQLKSAFSKVNAIARESATELRKIGTALRFDPHSTSLLIQKQKELNREIAQNYKLIGNLKKQIAKHAELGETRTVQKLTNQLEVLRSKNETLKSSLREINKVLSNLGNIQALEKLENELKRSKTNVESLNKALKLDVGNVSAAASKFRELKSQVDNLDKQTLILVQDLRKIDFKTDPQGFNRIKAKLEETKAEAKNVRNELDKLGGAKFNQTLVQIEKLDSELKKSRETSKSLKKELEFAPNNSVLKSLKLEEARNELTKTREKTKLLKTDLDRVKTTNNREEFTRLNLKIAESNRHVKELHKSVGLINSAKLSGFSGFFSSFNQSLQSNAQAMRDAGRNFTLGYTLPVTYGMSRVLNEFRETDDGLRRVAAAASDGVREKFTSSFKEVEASARESSKGTVYSVKQVASGMEELIKANWSSADAQREVINVMNLAKVEGMELAQATEIVADGLASFGLKANETARFTDVLTMASIKSTTDITKMGETLKYVAPVAGTLGYTIEDTASAIAIMANNGIKASVAGTALRAGLTNLVKPSAQAKAALSQIGFSMTDANGKTKPLIQVISELREKTKGMTEAQKAQFSATVFGKTAMSGWMAILNASDTSVNDLTNSIKNSKGATKEMADQLTSGVGGAIDRFKASVSNASYEVGKAWAPAMKSIVDSGTGVVNSLANASDGTKKFITGVVGLTAVIPPLTWAIGSAKTQFKNFGLAMTNPITASLTLGTALGTLITQLKEKYDPLIVAQRNAKESADKLGNTFGKVGEAVGEFKKRVASARSALEQIYGKDSYQHKLEELAQSVQENYRKITKAIESATAENRTLNNQEVETIKANIESINQLENERASKTESSYKKIISLSKNLNANKNIDDESYIRNFDKHVKDLGDLHKQSNDSLQQWYDQQIEINNNLPPEMRKSSEQLKAEYDKRLAKEKQSYSESMQTAIDGYSQRFGIEQNYIKDLATARQGIEEVERQHKVRSKKIWEDTNLTYQQQIAKQKEEDTRYENEKKWHYDNLNNQFSEHKAKQLGVWLSMIQDAIANGGTLTESQTKNVKSFLDTMNTLPEETRNKYREALQKAGIDVDKLGNEVANKMNEQGSQSMNQLASGINNGQSEVDSSITTVVSSITGIVGGVNLFPLGVGIMNGMGGGIANGKPNIDNPMDAITNGMVGKVANTDMSPVGRQKSQQLGQGIKSGDGHVWNAAQQTANHGRNGASSVSFWSVGGGMIGGIVAGVNGSQGSLFSRLRGIAYGALQAAKDALGINSPSRVFKRIIGYGMAEGMAVGISEKASLVTDNIRNTLSDTVKNAKQFNVGDKMKEYMNFSAVSDYSIQHNMSQNTGVIDTLNVLIGKINDLELKSNVYLDGEKVGNITYKQHEIIDRRLGYDNL, encoded by the coding sequence ATGGCTTTAGAAGAACGTGGTAGACGGATAACGCTTAAAGCGGATATTTCACAATTAAAATCGGCTTTTAGTAAAGTAAATGCTATTGCGAGAGAAAGTGCAACAGAACTTAGAAAGATTGGCACTGCTTTACGTTTTGACCCTCATAGTACGAGTTTATTAATTCAAAAACAAAAAGAACTGAATAGGGAAATAGCTCAAAATTATAAACTTATTGGTAACTTAAAGAAACAAATAGCGAAACACGCAGAACTCGGAGAAACTAGAACAGTTCAAAAACTTACTAACCAATTAGAAGTTTTACGTTCTAAAAATGAAACTTTAAAATCTAGTTTAAGAGAAATAAACAAAGTCTTATCTAACTTAGGCAATATTCAAGCATTAGAAAAATTAGAAAACGAACTTAAACGAAGTAAAACCAATGTAGAAAGCTTGAATAAAGCCTTAAAATTAGATGTAGGTAACGTTAGTGCTGCGGCTAGTAAATTTAGAGAGCTTAAATCTCAAGTTGATAACTTAGATAAGCAAACTCTTATTCTTGTTCAAGATTTAAGGAAAATTGATTTTAAAACAGATCCTCAAGGTTTCAACAGGATAAAAGCAAAACTTGAAGAAACTAAAGCGGAAGCTAAAAACGTACGTAACGAACTTGATAAGTTAGGCGGTGCTAAATTTAATCAAACTTTAGTTCAAATTGAAAAACTTGATAGCGAACTTAAGAAAAGTAGAGAAACTAGTAAAAGTTTAAAAAAAGAATTAGAATTTGCACCTAATAACAGTGTTTTAAAATCACTAAAACTTGAAGAAGCAAGAAATGAACTAACAAAAACTAGAGAAAAGACAAAGCTTTTAAAAACAGATTTAGACAGAGTAAAAACTACTAATAACAGAGAAGAATTTACTAGATTAAACCTTAAAATCGCAGAAAGCAATAGACACGTAAAAGAATTACACAAAAGTGTTGGATTGATTAATTCTGCTAAATTAAGTGGTTTTAGTGGTTTCTTTTCTAGTTTTAATCAAAGTTTACAAAGCAATGCTCAAGCTATGCGTGACGCTGGTAGAAACTTTACACTGGGATATACGCTACCTGTAACTTATGGTATGAGTAGGGTTCTAAATGAATTTAGAGAAACTGATGACGGTTTAAGACGAGTTGCTGCCGCTGCTTCTGACGGTGTAAGAGAAAAATTTACAAGTTCATTTAAAGAAGTTGAAGCAAGTGCTAGAGAATCTTCGAAAGGAACGGTTTATAGCGTAAAACAAGTTGCAAGCGGTATGGAAGAACTTATAAAAGCAAACTGGAGTTCTGCTGACGCTCAAAGAGAAGTTATAAATGTAATGAACCTAGCGAAAGTTGAAGGTATGGAACTAGCACAAGCTACCGAAATAGTAGCCGACGGACTAGCTTCCTTTGGCTTAAAAGCAAATGAAACAGCACGATTTACCGATGTTCTAACTATGGCTTCAATTAAATCTACAACAGATATTACCAAAATGGGAGAAACGTTGAAATACGTTGCTCCTGTTGCTGGTACGTTAGGATATACTATAGAAGATACGGCTAGTGCTATTGCCATAATGGCTAACAACGGCATTAAAGCTTCGGTAGCAGGTACAGCATTAAGAGCAGGTCTTACAAACCTAGTTAAACCATCAGCACAAGCGAAAGCAGCGTTAAGTCAAATAGGTTTTAGCATGACAGACGCTAATGGTAAGACTAAACCGTTAATTCAAGTTATTTCTGAATTAAGAGAAAAAACTAAAGGAATGACCGAAGCACAAAAAGCACAATTTTCAGCTACTGTGTTCGGTAAAACGGCAATGAGTGGTTGGATGGCTATTTTAAATGCTTCTGACACCTCTGTTAATGATTTAACTAACTCTATTAAAAACTCTAAAGGTGCTACAAAAGAAATGGCTGACCAGCTAACAAGTGGTGTCGGTGGTGCTATTGATAGATTTAAAGCAAGTGTTAGCAACGCTTCTTATGAAGTAGGTAAAGCATGGGCGCCAGCTATGAAAAGTATAGTAGACAGCGGAACTGGAGTAGTAAATTCTCTTGCCAACGCTAGTGACGGCACTAAAAAATTCATAACTGGAGTTGTAGGTTTAACTGCTGTAATACCACCATTAACTTGGGCAATAGGAAGTGCTAAAACTCAATTCAAAAACTTTGGTTTAGCAATGACTAATCCTATTACAGCTTCTTTAACGTTAGGTACTGCATTAGGAACTTTAATAACACAGTTAAAAGAAAAATACGATCCGTTAATTGTGGCACAACGTAACGCTAAAGAAAGTGCCGATAAGTTAGGAAATACATTCGGTAAAGTAGGAGAAGCTGTAGGCGAATTTAAAAAACGTGTAGCAAGTGCTAGGAGTGCATTAGAACAAATATACGGTAAAGATAGTTATCAACATAAATTAGAGGAACTGGCACAATCGGTCCAGGAAAATTACAGAAAAATAACTAAGGCTATTGAAAGTGCAACAGCAGAAAATAGAACACTTAATAATCAGGAAGTTGAAACTATTAAAGCTAACATTGAAAGTATTAATCAATTAGAAAACGAAAGAGCTTCTAAAACTGAAAGTTCATATAAAAAAATAATTAGTCTATCTAAAAATTTGAACGCTAATAAAAATATTGATGATGAAAGCTATATAAGAAACTTTGACAAACATGTTAAGGATTTAGGTGATTTACACAAACAATCAAACGATAGTTTACAACAATGGTACGACCAACAAATTGAGATTAATAATAATTTGCCGCCTGAAATGAGAAAATCTTCAGAACAATTAAAAGCTGAATATGATAAACGTTTAGCTAAAGAAAAACAAAGTTATTCTGAAAGTATGCAGACTGCAATAGACGGTTATTCTCAACGTTTTGGTATAGAACAAAATTATATTAAAGATTTAGCTACTGCACGCCAAGGCATAGAAGAAGTAGAACGACAACATAAAGTAAGAAGTAAAAAAATTTGGGAAGATACAAACTTAACATACCAACAACAAATTGCTAAACAAAAAGAAGAAGATACACGTTATGAAAACGAGAAAAAATGGCATTATGATAATCTAAATAATCAATTTAGTGAACATAAAGCTAAACAACTTGGAGTTTGGTTAAGTATGATACAAGATGCCATAGCAAATGGTGGTACTTTAACCGAATCACAAACCAAAAACGTTAAATCTTTCTTAGATACCATGAATACCTTACCAGAAGAAACTAGAAATAAATACAGAGAAGCATTACAAAAAGCGGGTATAGATGTTGATAAGTTGGGAAATGAAGTCGCTAATAAAATGAATGAACAAGGTTCGCAATCTATGAACCAATTAGCTAGCGGAATTAACAACGGACAATCCGAGGTTGATTCATCAATAACAACTGTTGTAAGTAGCATAACTGGTATAGTCGGCGGAGTAAACTTATTCCCGTTAGGTGTAGGTATCATGAACGGCATGGGTGGCGGAATAGCAAACGGGAAACCGAACATTGATAATCCTATGGACGCTATAACAAACGGTATGGTTGGTAAAGTTGCTAACACAGATATGTCACCTGTCGGTCGTCAAAAATCACAACAGTTAGGTCAAGGCATAAAAAGCGGTGACGGTCATGTGTGGAATGCAGCACAACAAACAGCTAATCACGGAAGAAATGGTGCCAGTTCTGTGTCATTTTGGAGTGTTGGTGGCGGTATGATAGGCGGAATAGTTGCAGGTGTTAACGGTAGTCAAGGAAGTTTATTTAGTAGATTAAGAGGAATAGCATACGGTGCTTTACAAGCAGCGAAAGACGCATTAGGTATTAATTCTCCATCAAGAGTATTTAAACGTATTATAGGATACGGTATGGCAGAGGGTATGGCGGTAGGTATCAGCGAAAAAGCAAGTTTAGTAACTGATAATATACGTAATACTTTAAGCGATACTGTGAAGAATGCTAAACAGTTCAACGTAGGCGATAAAATGAAAGAATACATGAATTTTAGTGCTGTTTCCGATTATTCTATACAACATAACATGTCACAAAATACCGGAGTTATTGATACACTTAATGTACTAATCGGTAAAATAAATGATTTAGAACTGAAAAGTAATGTATATCTTGATGGCGAAAAAGTTGGCAATATAACATACAAACAACATGAAATTATAGATAGGAGATTAGGTTATGATAATCTATAA
- a CDS encoding tail fiber domain-containing protein yields MIIRAKTEKNLASATDVKLTKTQDYQDTLGFKLPIDEDINVDEIIHVGTSVFNQDYRVKEIITKEQYKDVFCEHVFFDCKNIIIPFVDEGHEGSYNDFSRYGNIELICGHLNRIVRAKGMKDFTFDSNFKRDGVIECNDTPLYDLIFGEKGILKTFDCHLEYDNYKVTFVHTASSKNTEILFHESKNISQLQETVDFKNIVTKYHVTCKYQPDNSEEGKAERERKKAQARRERFEKSQQKIKEREKKEAEERLIRQQKAEQEYQANKNRPKRTQDEIHQEHLRKQQENNARILENNAAREEERRKKFEEQEKNRKTEKEEKEKIFRTIYKSPLIDKYARVYEASLSIGSSDIDSVDDLKRWCEIHLFNEEDTRDVPIKNYSFNVADNEYRNININDKAMVVFDKLNVRKVINCCKIVYDALNDKYLEVEFGEINKSSTKQLIGSINAKIEQANNQMATNYRILDENFQTYVQKEIVAHEELYNIRSNDFEKNLEKRIEEAHIKAEELTGEINTAFEKDMSKVREDVNKARDDFDKNLNETKKEIEKIKSGNIGKIADLEKEIASAKEKGETAFNKVTELNGEVTREFEKIKKDTNDSINAVKSEFKVTADGLSNKIVKLEDYVNKDGERTQTMKSWVETNTVEALKRERTEVLKVIDGKGYVTAQNLTNKLEETSKGVTREISSAIDNISYSNRNLLLNTHFPDSNSIENTSATLKINQNDYNGHNSIEWQVTGATSNGWKGLNVKSSISSVKKGDKLVIRLPIYIFSDVNDDAGVKLRLKNHKNNSTLKSFNLSDNMPKNQWVIKEIKFIAESDFDFTKNNFFFVAIDKNGHCKIAEPYLGYGTVIPSSWSPAPEDSTNQINALNTWKQTATETLNKVGSINPNDLVKYSQMRITDDGIDFGSGRQFNGKSLASMLRISPDSIQAITDKFIITPSNENLVEVDKRNEIGLEQRSLWLTSKIKEDNLLNKNEFRIIGEFIWQGNLTYDLNFIIEIKRNGQNAEYFFKKIASKNSTYISSKRGVDLRVNPDISDIEYYRLGIYQEGNNNFHKIACKNLEIRQKRSAELIVDGTINSKHISTGSIETGHISAGSIQAIHMTAESITADALKVDEAMINKLLVNNLLVKELFANSAFINKLQAVDISATQITTGYLSGDRIYGGTIEGVTITGSTLTGTTKIKIGEYGYMQPVDRGLQINTPASYTANYGTGVQILGDTWDNYPKGIFIYHDPDFSVAGQTVYPNVDNTLLTVHGYAAICNKFNGNPVQGHAIISNRYKDTPVNGIYKIAFIGWDGRSGQLYVDDGTGSSGTWWFTPDSSSSDRRLKLGIEDSNYNAIEFIEKLNFKQFDWKRDKFGHKKDYTKCGLIAQDIQALDSSLVFSQGDKLALDDFRLGNIGLKAIQELNIRLKRLEEKIGA; encoded by the coding sequence TTGATAATTAGAGCAAAAACAGAAAAAAACTTAGCAAGTGCTACTGATGTTAAATTGACAAAAACTCAAGATTATCAGGATACTTTAGGTTTTAAGTTGCCTATTGACGAAGATATAAACGTTGATGAAATAATTCATGTAGGAACTAGTGTTTTTAATCAAGATTATAGGGTAAAAGAAATTATAACAAAAGAACAATATAAAGACGTGTTTTGCGAACATGTCTTTTTCGATTGTAAAAATATCATTATCCCGTTTGTTGATGAGGGACACGAGGGATCTTATAATGATTTTTCACGTTATGGTAACATAGAATTAATTTGTGGGCATTTAAATAGAATAGTTCGTGCTAAGGGTATGAAAGATTTTACTTTTGATAGTAATTTCAAAAGAGATGGTGTAATTGAATGTAACGATACGCCATTGTATGATTTGATATTTGGAGAAAAGGGAATTTTAAAAACTTTTGATTGCCATTTAGAATATGATAATTATAAAGTTACATTCGTTCATACGGCTTCTAGTAAAAATACGGAAATTTTATTCCACGAAAGTAAAAATATTTCCCAATTACAAGAAACTGTTGATTTTAAAAATATAGTAACTAAATATCACGTTACTTGCAAATATCAACCTGATAATTCAGAAGAGGGAAAAGCTGAAAGAGAACGTAAAAAAGCACAAGCACGTAGAGAACGTTTCGAAAAAAGTCAACAAAAAATAAAAGAGCGTGAGAAAAAAGAAGCGGAAGAAAGATTAATAAGGCAACAAAAAGCCGAGCAAGAATATCAAGCTAACAAAAATAGACCGAAAAGGACACAAGATGAAATACACCAGGAACACCTTAGAAAACAGCAAGAAAATAACGCTAGAATATTAGAAAATAACGCAGCTAGAGAAGAAGAACGTAGAAAAAAATTTGAGGAACAAGAAAAAAATAGAAAAACTGAAAAAGAAGAAAAGGAAAAAATATTCAGAACTATATATAAAAGTCCTTTGATTGATAAATACGCTAGAGTATATGAAGCTAGCTTAAGTATAGGAAGTAGCGATATAGATAGCGTAGATGATCTAAAACGTTGGTGTGAAATACATTTATTTAACGAAGAAGATACAAGAGATGTTCCTATAAAAAATTATAGTTTCAATGTAGCTGATAATGAATATAGAAACATCAATATAAATGATAAGGCAATGGTTGTATTTGATAAACTTAATGTGAGAAAAGTTATAAATTGCTGCAAGATTGTATATGACGCTTTAAATGATAAGTATTTAGAGGTGGAATTTGGAGAGATTAATAAAAGTTCTACAAAACAATTAATAGGTTCTATCAACGCTAAAATAGAACAAGCTAATAACCAAATGGCAACAAATTATAGAATATTAGATGAGAATTTTCAAACGTATGTGCAAAAAGAAATTGTAGCCCACGAGGAACTATATAATATAAGATCAAACGATTTTGAGAAAAACTTAGAAAAAAGAATTGAAGAAGCACATATAAAAGCCGAAGAATTAACCGGAGAAATTAATACCGCTTTTGAAAAGGATATGTCGAAAGTTAGGGAAGATGTTAACAAGGCGAGAGATGATTTTGATAAAAACCTTAATGAAACAAAAAAAGAAATAGAAAAAATAAAATCTGGTAACATTGGTAAAATAGCAGATTTAGAAAAAGAAATAGCTTCCGCCAAAGAAAAAGGCGAAACTGCATTTAATAAAGTAACAGAGCTAAACGGCGAAGTTACTAGAGAGTTTGAGAAGATAAAAAAAGATACCAACGATAGCATTAATGCTGTTAAATCAGAATTTAAAGTAACCGCTGATGGCTTATCAAACAAAATAGTCAAGTTAGAAGATTATGTAAATAAAGACGGCGAAAGAACTCAAACAATGAAGTCTTGGGTTGAAACTAACACTGTAGAAGCTTTAAAACGAGAAAGAACAGAAGTATTAAAAGTAATTGACGGTAAAGGATATGTAACAGCTCAAAATCTTACTAATAAGCTAGAAGAAACCAGCAAGGGCGTTACTAGGGAAATATCAAGTGCTATTGATAATATAAGCTATAGTAACCGTAACTTACTTTTAAATACGCATTTCCCAGACTCAAATTCAATAGAAAATACAAGTGCTACTTTAAAAATTAATCAAAATGATTATAACGGGCATAATTCTATTGAATGGCAAGTAACAGGAGCAACTAGTAACGGTTGGAAAGGTCTTAACGTTAAAAGTAGCATATCGTCAGTTAAAAAAGGCGATAAGTTAGTAATTAGATTACCAATCTATATTTTTAGTGATGTAAATGACGACGCAGGAGTTAAGTTAAGATTAAAAAATCATAAAAATAACTCTACTTTAAAATCTTTTAATTTATCCGATAATATGCCAAAAAATCAATGGGTAATTAAAGAGATTAAATTTATAGCAGAAAGCGATTTTGATTTCACGAAGAATAATTTCTTTTTCGTGGCAATTGATAAAAATGGGCATTGCAAAATAGCTGAACCTTATCTTGGATATGGAACTGTAATACCTAGTTCGTGGTCTCCAGCTCCTGAAGATAGTACTAACCAAATAAACGCATTAAATACTTGGAAGCAAACAGCAACTGAAACGTTAAATAAAGTTGGCAGCATTAATCCTAATGACTTAGTTAAATACTCACAGATGAGAATAACTGATGACGGTATTGATTTTGGGTCAGGAAGACAATTCAACGGTAAGTCGTTAGCTAGTATGCTAAGAATAAGTCCTGACAGTATCCAAGCGATAACTGATAAATTTATAATTACTCCAAGTAATGAGAATTTGGTTGAAGTTGATAAGCGAAATGAAATTGGATTAGAGCAACGTTCACTATGGCTAACCTCTAAAATAAAAGAAGATAACCTATTAAATAAAAATGAATTTAGAATAATAGGAGAATTTATCTGGCAAGGTAACTTAACTTATGACCTTAACTTTATAATTGAAATAAAGAGAAACGGTCAAAATGCAGAATACTTTTTTAAAAAAATTGCTTCAAAAAATTCAACTTATATATCAAGTAAACGAGGAGTTGATTTAAGGGTTAACCCTGATATTTCAGATATTGAATATTACAGATTAGGAATATATCAAGAAGGAAATAACAACTTCCACAAAATAGCTTGTAAAAATTTAGAAATTCGCCAAAAAAGGTCAGCAGAGTTAATTGTTGACGGAACTATAAACTCTAAGCATATATCAACAGGGTCAATAGAAACTGGGCATATATCCGCCGGATCAATACAAGCTATTCATATGACGGCTGAAAGCATTACCGCTGACGCATTGAAAGTTGATGAAGCAATGATTAATAAATTGTTAGTAAATAATCTATTGGTTAAAGAGTTGTTTGCCAATAGTGCATTTATCAATAAATTACAAGCCGTTGACATCAGTGCTACTCAAATTACCACTGGGTATTTAAGCGGAGATAGGATATATGGTGGAACTATTGAGGGGGTTACAATTACCGGGTCAACACTTACAGGTACTACTAAGATAAAAATAGGTGAGTATGGTTATATGCAACCAGTAGATAGAGGACTCCAAATTAACACTCCTGCTTCTTATACTGCTAATTATGGAACAGGGGTTCAGATTTTAGGTGATACATGGGATAATTATCCTAAGGGGATATTTATTTACCACGACCCAGATTTTTCTGTCGCAGGACAAACGGTTTATCCTAACGTCGATAATACATTGTTGACAGTGCACGGTTATGCTGCAATTTGCAATAAATTTAATGGCAATCCTGTACAAGGACACGCTATAATCTCTAATAGATATAAAGACACTCCTGTTAATGGGATTTATAAAATTGCATTTATAGGTTGGGACGGACGTAGCGGTCAATTATATGTTGATGACGGAACGGGTTCATCAGGAACTTGGTGGTTCACGCCTGACTCTTCATCATCAGATAGAAGATTGAAATTAGGGATTGAGGATAGTAATTATAACGCAATAGAATTTATTGAAAAATTAAACTTCAAACAATTCGATTGGAAAAGGGATAAATTCGGGCATAAAAAAGACTACACTAAATGCGGATTGATTGCTCAGGACATTCAAGCGTTGGATAGCAGCTTGGTATTTTCTCAAGGTGATAAGTTAGCACTAGATGACTTTAGACTTGGTAATATAGGGCTTAAAGCAATTCAAGAGTTAAATATTAGATTAAAACGATTAGAAGAAAAAATAGGAGCATAA
- a CDS encoding phage holin family protein: MALIELRFSDLVIHLREFFNIAILYIVMALIIFDILSGIAKSWVTHEVNSTLSRKGILKHTAIIMFIIISFPILTAIGFKSVATTIVLYLIYSYLISVIENLTVLGVPFPKGILKRLTKLKDLIENKEE; encoded by the coding sequence ATGGCATTAATAGAATTAAGATTTTCGGATTTAGTAATACATCTTAGGGAATTTTTTAATATTGCAATTTTATATATTGTTATGGCGTTAATAATATTTGATATATTATCTGGAATTGCAAAATCTTGGGTTACTCACGAGGTGAACTCAACACTAAGCAGGAAAGGGATTTTAAAGCACACAGCTATTATTATGTTTATCATAATATCATTTCCAATTTTAACAGCAATTGGATTTAAATCTGTGGCAACAACTATAGTTTTATATCTTATATATAGCTATTTAATTTCAGTTATTGAGAATTTAACAGTATTAGGAGTTCCTTTCCCAAAAGGAATATTAAAAAGACTTACTAAATTAAAAGATTTAATAGAAAACAAGGAGGAATAA